One Arthrobacter sp. StoSoilB20 DNA segment encodes these proteins:
- a CDS encoding DUF3097 domain-containing protein, producing the protein MAFDTWGPQDLSAPAKRQLPEVAVQRGMVLEDVQSGWVGEVTRVEKTGGMHIVALEDRRGKTKSFQLGFGFLLEGQPIRLMPPAPRQAPSAVSNGRTASGSVRVQGHRAQVAKASRIWVEGKHDAELVEKVWGDDLRVEGIVVEPLHGVDDLKSAISAFNPGPGRRLGILVDHLVDGSKESRIAADAMTVPGAAGNVLIVGHPYIDVWQAIRPKVLGIEAWPSVPRGTDWKTGILSAFGWPHESAEDVGLGWQRLLGAVRSYADLEASLLGRVEEVIDFLTVP; encoded by the coding sequence TTGGCATTCGACACGTGGGGTCCCCAGGACCTGTCAGCTCCTGCCAAACGCCAGCTGCCGGAAGTAGCAGTCCAGCGCGGGATGGTCCTTGAGGACGTCCAGTCGGGATGGGTGGGCGAAGTCACCCGCGTCGAAAAAACCGGCGGCATGCACATCGTGGCCCTTGAAGACAGGCGGGGCAAGACCAAGTCTTTCCAGCTTGGTTTCGGCTTCCTGCTTGAGGGGCAACCCATCCGGTTGATGCCCCCGGCCCCGCGCCAAGCGCCGTCGGCTGTCAGTAACGGGCGCACTGCTTCGGGTTCGGTACGGGTTCAGGGACACCGGGCACAGGTGGCCAAAGCCAGCCGTATCTGGGTGGAAGGCAAGCACGACGCCGAACTCGTCGAGAAGGTCTGGGGTGACGATCTCCGGGTAGAGGGCATAGTGGTGGAGCCCTTGCACGGTGTGGATGACCTCAAGTCTGCGATCTCCGCATTCAACCCCGGCCCCGGTCGACGCCTCGGCATCCTGGTGGACCACCTTGTGGACGGTTCCAAGGAATCACGGATCGCCGCTGACGCCATGACGGTTCCCGGAGCAGCAGGCAACGTCCTCATTGTTGGACATCCCTACATCGATGTGTGGCAGGCCATCAGACCCAAAGTGCTGGGCATTGAGGCCTGGCCGTCAGTGCCCCGCGGGACTGACTGGAAGACCGGGATTCTCTCTGCTTTCGGCTGGCCACACGAGAGCGCTGAGGACGTGGGCCTCGGCTGGCAGCGACTCCTTGGCGCCGTCCGAAGCTACGCCGATCTTGAAGCTTCACTGCTGGGCCGGGTGGAGGAAGTCATCGACTTCCTCACTGTTCCGTGA
- a CDS encoding type II toxin-antitoxin system PemK/MazF family toxin, whose product MAFDLRPLGKLLLRSFRALGGNSTKAATPPGAGRTKALRTDVVHRQSAYPGDFRGSLKVSYSPKPDGRPDPGEIVWSWVPYEEDHTQGKDRPVLLVGRDKEWLLGLMLTSKDHDKGARSDDYVDIGTGPWDRQGRPSEVNIGRVIRLDPGAIRREGAVLGKSRFREVARALQARE is encoded by the coding sequence ATGGCTTTCGACTTGCGCCCTTTGGGCAAACTTCTCCTGCGATCATTCAGGGCCCTCGGCGGCAACAGCACTAAAGCAGCCACTCCCCCAGGTGCCGGCAGGACGAAGGCCCTGCGGACCGACGTCGTACATCGGCAAAGCGCCTATCCCGGCGACTTCCGCGGTTCGCTCAAGGTCAGCTACTCCCCCAAACCCGATGGCCGGCCAGACCCCGGTGAGATTGTGTGGAGCTGGGTTCCCTACGAAGAGGACCACACCCAAGGCAAAGACCGTCCCGTCCTTTTGGTGGGGCGGGACAAGGAGTGGCTCCTGGGCCTGATGCTGACGTCCAAGGACCACGATAAAGGCGCGCGTTCGGACGACTACGTCGACATAGGAACCGGCCCTTGGGACCGGCAAGGCAGACCGAGCGAGGTCAACATTGGGCGCGTCATCAGGCTGGATCCCGGTGCGATCAGACGCGAAGGGGCCGTCCTGGGGAAGTCCCGGTTCCGGGAGGTTGCCCGGGCCCTCCAGGCGCGAGAGTAG
- the hemW gene encoding radical SAM family heme chaperone HemW, with amino-acid sequence MPSVLPLGDPAPADGLLPPQVLAGVEHRKFGLYVHIPFCAVRCGYCDFNTYTATELGGGASQDAYASTAVSELGFAAIALEASGLPRRPMSTVFFGGGTPTLLPAEDLALILRSAVNHWGLEPGAEVTTEANPDSVTPESLKVLADAGFTRVSFGMQSAVPHVLKVLDRTHSPSRVPLVVQWAREAGLAVSLDLIYGTPGESMEDWRLSLETALSYQPDHISAYALIVEDGTKLAAQIRRGEVPGIDDDDHAAKYELADELISKAGLDWYEVSNWSRTPEQACRHNLAYWRGDDWWGVGPGAHSHVGGVRWWNVKHPSAYAGRLGNGSSPAAGRETLDAETREVERIMLEARLGTGLSVDALDAVGRHAMAGLIADGLVDPVQAFKGRLILTLKGRLLADAVVRRILPD; translated from the coding sequence ATGCCCAGCGTCCTACCTTTGGGCGATCCAGCACCTGCGGACGGACTTCTTCCGCCGCAGGTGCTGGCCGGCGTCGAGCACCGTAAGTTCGGGCTCTACGTCCATATCCCGTTTTGCGCCGTTCGATGCGGCTACTGTGACTTCAACACCTACACGGCCACCGAGCTCGGTGGTGGGGCCTCGCAGGATGCCTACGCTTCAACAGCAGTGTCCGAGCTTGGCTTCGCGGCTATTGCGCTGGAGGCCTCAGGGCTGCCACGGCGCCCAATGAGTACCGTTTTCTTTGGCGGGGGCACGCCCACGCTCCTCCCTGCCGAAGACCTGGCCCTGATTCTGCGCTCCGCGGTCAACCACTGGGGGCTTGAGCCCGGAGCCGAGGTAACCACCGAAGCCAATCCCGACTCGGTGACCCCTGAGTCCTTGAAAGTGCTGGCCGATGCCGGCTTCACCCGGGTCTCCTTCGGCATGCAGTCAGCGGTACCGCACGTGCTGAAGGTCCTTGACCGCACGCACAGCCCCAGCCGGGTGCCGCTGGTGGTCCAGTGGGCCCGAGAGGCCGGGCTCGCAGTGAGTCTGGACCTCATTTACGGTACGCCGGGGGAGTCCATGGAGGACTGGCGGTTGTCCCTCGAGACGGCTCTTTCCTATCAGCCCGATCACATCAGTGCCTACGCATTGATCGTCGAAGACGGCACCAAACTCGCGGCCCAGATCCGCCGCGGTGAGGTACCCGGAATCGACGACGACGATCACGCGGCCAAATACGAGTTGGCCGATGAATTGATTTCCAAAGCCGGCCTGGACTGGTACGAGGTCAGCAACTGGTCCCGGACTCCGGAGCAGGCATGCAGGCACAACCTGGCCTACTGGCGCGGTGACGACTGGTGGGGCGTCGGCCCTGGAGCGCACTCCCACGTTGGGGGTGTCCGCTGGTGGAACGTGAAGCATCCTTCGGCGTATGCCGGACGTTTGGGCAACGGAAGCTCGCCGGCAGCGGGCCGGGAAACACTGGATGCCGAAACCCGGGAAGTCGAACGGATCATGCTCGAAGCCCGACTTGGCACAGGGTTGTCAGTAGATGCCCTGGACGCGGTGGGGCGCCATGCAATGGCCGGGCTGATCGCCGACGGACTGGTGGATCCCGTGCAGGCCTTCAAGGGCCGCCTGATCCTTACGCTGAAGGGCCGCCTCTTGGCGGACGCCGTGGTCCGCAGGATTCTTCCCGACTGA
- a CDS encoding GerMN domain-containing protein — protein MLAVLLLTGCIANGGGSQATPTPPPLTVQDAPASNAPLETTQASTKIPVYWIGRSKEEVYLYREFRDITGDGNPVTTALKIMMAEKPLDHDFFTPWQEPSSLATSISGKNVITVDISRDAFNSNLDAGMAQRAVQQLVYTATAAASSSGLINSGQQIQVVILVDGHKDYMAFGQVQLGEPMTRDASLVAPLWIIDPQEDTTLPTGLVKFNGRSTDSSKPISWQVLQDNGKGEKTSLLTGQTQATGEPGQYGLFTFGATLKAGQYEVRVSQVDNAGNAIATSTDTRLFRVG, from the coding sequence ATGCTTGCCGTCCTCCTCCTGACAGGTTGCATCGCCAACGGCGGCGGCTCCCAGGCCACCCCCACTCCCCCTCCGCTGACCGTTCAGGATGCCCCGGCCAGCAACGCACCGCTGGAAACCACCCAGGCGTCCACCAAGATTCCGGTCTACTGGATTGGACGGAGCAAGGAAGAGGTCTACCTCTACCGCGAGTTCAGGGACATTACGGGCGATGGAAATCCTGTGACAACGGCGCTGAAGATCATGATGGCGGAAAAGCCCTTGGATCATGACTTCTTCACACCGTGGCAGGAGCCCTCCAGCCTGGCGACTTCCATCTCGGGAAAAAACGTCATCACAGTCGATATTTCCCGCGATGCCTTCAACTCGAACCTGGACGCCGGCATGGCCCAGCGGGCCGTGCAGCAACTCGTGTACACCGCGACCGCTGCAGCGTCATCGTCAGGGCTGATCAATTCGGGCCAACAGATCCAGGTGGTCATCCTGGTGGACGGCCACAAGGACTACATGGCGTTCGGTCAAGTCCAGCTGGGCGAGCCCATGACCCGTGACGCATCCTTGGTGGCACCCCTGTGGATCATCGATCCCCAGGAAGACACCACCCTGCCCACCGGATTGGTCAAGTTCAACGGGCGGAGCACTGACAGCTCCAAACCGATCTCCTGGCAGGTCCTGCAGGACAACGGCAAGGGTGAGAAGACCAGCCTGCTCACCGGCCAAACGCAAGCCACTGGCGAACCCGGGCAATATGGCCTGTTCACCTTCGGCGCCACGTTGAAGGCAGGTCAGTACGAGGTACGCGTTTCCCAAGTGGACAATGCCGGCAATGCCATCGCGACAAGCACGGACACCCGGCTGTTCAGGGTCGGCTAG
- a CDS encoding DUF4870 domain-containing protein, which translates to MAENAPEEPGSAAGQPQYHGAPANALPLTASEDRQWATLAHFGGILGCLPSLLIYLIFRDRGPFTAQESKEALNFTLPPTIAAVVANILVLLPVVGNIFAVIATGIWVALTCFSVSAGIRVNHGQPHRYKINLRWVK; encoded by the coding sequence GTGGCAGAGAACGCTCCTGAAGAACCGGGCAGCGCCGCAGGCCAGCCCCAGTACCATGGCGCGCCTGCAAACGCGCTGCCTTTGACTGCCAGCGAGGACAGGCAGTGGGCTACTTTGGCACACTTCGGCGGCATTCTGGGTTGCCTGCCCTCGCTGCTGATCTACCTGATCTTCCGCGACCGCGGACCGTTCACGGCGCAGGAATCCAAGGAAGCGTTGAACTTCACCCTGCCTCCAACCATCGCCGCCGTTGTGGCGAACATCCTGGTGCTGCTGCCGGTGGTGGGCAACATCTTCGCCGTGATCGCCACCGGCATCTGGGTAGCCTTGACCTGCTTCTCAGTCTCGGCCGGAATCAGGGTCAACCATGGCCAACCGCACCGCTACAAGATCAACCTGCGCTGGGTTAAGTAA
- a CDS encoding 16S rRNA (uracil(1498)-N(3))-methyltransferase, which yields MSNPVFFTSAGSLDDVRPGGTFVLEGPEARHAVTVKRLGVGESVDIADGSGARLTGVVAEAGPGGLTVTASDVVFEDRPDIRLVLVQALAKGDRDELAIETATELGIDAVLPWQSERSIVRWKADRAAKAHAKWESVVAAAAKQARRAWIPEVRTMVDTGSLAKAVAASDLAIILHEDAKNPLRTVLEAWAASGAAVPREVLLIVGPEGGISPREVTRLSDAGAVTALLGHHVLRSSTAGPAAVVLASDILGRW from the coding sequence GTGAGCAACCCCGTCTTCTTCACCTCCGCCGGAAGCCTTGACGACGTACGCCCGGGAGGCACGTTCGTGCTGGAAGGTCCGGAGGCGCGGCACGCCGTCACGGTCAAACGCCTTGGGGTGGGAGAATCCGTTGACATAGCCGACGGATCCGGCGCGAGGCTGACCGGTGTGGTGGCCGAGGCCGGTCCCGGGGGCCTGACAGTCACCGCCTCAGACGTCGTCTTCGAAGACAGGCCGGACATCCGTTTGGTGCTGGTCCAGGCTTTGGCCAAAGGCGATCGCGACGAACTGGCCATCGAGACGGCCACGGAACTCGGAATAGATGCTGTGCTTCCGTGGCAGTCAGAACGTTCCATTGTTCGATGGAAGGCCGACCGTGCCGCAAAAGCCCATGCGAAGTGGGAGTCCGTGGTGGCGGCTGCGGCCAAGCAAGCACGGCGGGCATGGATCCCCGAGGTAAGGACCATGGTGGACACCGGGTCCTTGGCCAAAGCCGTTGCCGCCAGCGACCTCGCCATCATTTTGCACGAAGACGCCAAGAACCCGTTGCGGACCGTCCTTGAGGCCTGGGCAGCCTCTGGTGCTGCCGTTCCCAGGGAAGTGCTCTTGATCGTCGGGCCTGAGGGGGGAATCTCACCGCGGGAAGTAACCCGGCTCAGTGACGCCGGTGCTGTGACCGCGCTCTTGGGACATCACGTCTTGAGGTCTTCGACGGCGGGACCGGCCGCCGTCGTTCTTGCGAGCGACATCCTGGGCCGCTGGTAG
- the rpsT gene encoding 30S ribosomal protein S20: MANIKSQKKRILTNEKARLRNNAVKSELKTAIRAVSTAVESADKDAAGTALAAASRKLDKAVSKGVIHKNNAANRKSAISKKVNAL; the protein is encoded by the coding sequence GTGGCTAATATCAAGTCCCAGAAGAAGCGCATCCTCACCAACGAGAAGGCACGCCTGCGTAACAACGCAGTCAAGTCCGAGCTGAAGACGGCCATCCGCGCCGTAAGCACTGCCGTTGAGTCTGCTGACAAGGATGCTGCTGGAACTGCACTTGCTGCTGCCAGCCGCAAGCTGGACAAGGCTGTCAGCAAGGGCGTTATTCACAAGAACAACGCTGCAAACCGCAAGTCGGCGATCTCCAAGAAGGTCAACGCACTCTAA
- a CDS encoding PhoH family protein: MSESLNGRLRTGNGNQQPNEFPHTLPGTRTEVVTFDNSDQMVHSLGSHDEALRFIEEQFQDVNFHVRGNELSMTGPSTVIPRIMRLLEEVRGLVAKGTVVTPDILQQLVSLLRTQSVQNPADVLTHNILSSRGKTIRPKTLNQKNYVDAIDANTVIFGIGPAGTGKTYLAMAKAVQALQMKEVSRIILTRPAVEAGERLGFLPGTLSDKIDPYLRPLYDALHDMMDPESIPRLMAAGTIEVAPLAYMRGRTLNDAFIILDEAQNTTPEQMKMFLTRLGFGSKMVVTGDVTQIDLPLGSTSGLRIVREILTGIDDVNFSILEAADVVRHRLVADIVSAYSTWDDAHRKDAPANHYKRGERQ; encoded by the coding sequence ATGAGTGAATCTTTGAACGGGCGGCTCAGGACCGGCAACGGCAACCAGCAGCCCAACGAGTTCCCGCACACTTTACCGGGCACGCGCACGGAAGTCGTCACGTTCGACAACTCCGACCAGATGGTTCACTCGCTGGGCAGCCACGACGAAGCCCTGAGGTTCATTGAGGAACAGTTCCAGGACGTCAATTTCCATGTTCGTGGCAACGAGCTCTCCATGACCGGTCCCTCCACGGTGATTCCCCGTATCATGCGCCTCCTTGAGGAAGTGCGCGGGTTGGTGGCGAAGGGGACTGTGGTGACCCCCGATATTCTCCAACAGTTGGTGTCCCTGTTGAGGACCCAGTCTGTGCAGAATCCCGCCGATGTTTTGACGCACAACATTCTCTCCAGCCGGGGCAAGACTATCCGTCCCAAGACGCTGAACCAGAAGAACTACGTGGATGCGATCGATGCCAACACGGTGATTTTCGGCATCGGCCCGGCCGGCACGGGCAAGACCTACCTTGCCATGGCCAAGGCTGTGCAGGCGCTCCAGATGAAGGAAGTCAGCAGGATCATCCTGACGCGCCCGGCCGTAGAGGCCGGGGAGCGCCTCGGATTCCTGCCAGGTACGTTGAGCGACAAGATCGATCCGTACCTTCGCCCGCTCTATGACGCCCTCCACGACATGATGGATCCCGAATCCATCCCCAGGCTGATGGCTGCCGGCACCATCGAGGTGGCACCTTTGGCGTACATGCGTGGACGCACCCTTAATGACGCCTTCATCATTCTTGATGAAGCGCAGAACACCACACCCGAACAGATGAAGATGTTCCTGACCCGTCTGGGTTTCGGTTCGAAGATGGTGGTCACCGGGGATGTCACCCAGATCGACCTTCCGCTGGGATCGACGTCGGGCCTTCGGATTGTGCGGGAGATCCTGACCGGCATAGACGACGTCAACTTCTCCATCCTGGAGGCGGCCGACGTCGTTCGCCACCGCCTCGTGGCCGATATCGTCTCCGCCTACAGCACCTGGGATGACGCGCACCGCAAGGACGCACCAGCCAACCATTACAAACGTGGAGAACGTCAAT
- the lepA gene encoding translation elongation factor 4, translated as MSPMARTAPVPAATDPAIIRNFCIIAHIDHGKSTLADRMLQYTGVVKQRDMKAQYLDRMDIERERGITIKSQAVRMPWELDGNSYALNMIDTPGHVDFTYEVSRSLAACEGAVLLVDAAQGIEAQTLANLYLAMENNLTIIPVLNKIDLPAAQPEKYAAELANLIGGDPEDVLKVSGKTGVGVEALLDKIVRDLPAPVGDPDAPARAMIFDSVYDTYRGVVTYVRVVDGMLHPRERIQMMSTRATHELLEIGVSSPEPTPSKGLGVGEVGYLITGVKDVRQSKVGDTVTNLAKPASESLSGYADAKPMVFSGLYPLDGTDYPVLRDALEKLMLNDAALVYEPETSAALGFGFRVGFLGLLHLEITRERLEREYNLDLISTAPNVEYEVTLEDKKVIHVTNPSEYPTGKISEVREPMVSATILAPNEFVGSIMELCQSRRGQMRGMDYLSEDRVELRYWIPLAEIVFDFFDLLKSKTRGYASLDWKADGEQVADLVKVDILLQGEQVDAFSAITHRDKAYAYGVMMTGKLRELIPRQQFEVPIQAAIGSRIIARESIRAIRKDVLAKCYGGDITRKRKLLEKQKEGKKRMKMVGRVEVPQEAFIAALTTDESKDKAKK; from the coding sequence GTGTCTCCCATGGCCCGCACCGCACCGGTGCCCGCCGCAACAGATCCGGCCATCATCCGGAACTTCTGCATCATTGCCCACATTGACCACGGTAAGTCCACCCTGGCCGACCGCATGCTGCAGTACACCGGCGTCGTTAAGCAACGCGACATGAAGGCCCAGTATCTGGACCGCATGGATATCGAACGTGAACGCGGCATCACCATCAAGTCCCAGGCTGTCCGCATGCCGTGGGAACTTGATGGCAACAGCTACGCCCTGAACATGATTGATACCCCCGGCCACGTCGACTTCACCTATGAGGTTTCCCGCTCGCTCGCCGCTTGTGAAGGCGCAGTGCTGCTGGTGGATGCTGCCCAGGGCATTGAGGCCCAGACCCTTGCCAACCTGTACCTGGCAATGGAAAACAACCTCACCATCATTCCCGTGCTGAACAAGATCGACCTTCCGGCTGCCCAGCCTGAGAAGTACGCGGCAGAACTTGCCAATCTCATTGGCGGAGACCCTGAGGATGTCCTCAAGGTCTCCGGTAAGACCGGCGTAGGCGTTGAGGCCCTTCTGGATAAGATTGTCCGCGATCTTCCTGCTCCCGTGGGCGATCCCGATGCTCCGGCCCGCGCCATGATTTTCGACTCCGTTTATGACACCTACCGCGGCGTGGTCACCTACGTCCGCGTGGTGGACGGCATGCTCCACCCGCGTGAGCGCATCCAGATGATGTCCACCAGGGCCACGCACGAGCTCCTGGAAATTGGCGTGAGCTCCCCGGAGCCCACGCCGTCAAAGGGCCTTGGCGTCGGTGAAGTCGGTTACCTGATCACCGGTGTGAAGGATGTCCGGCAGTCCAAGGTCGGAGATACCGTCACCAATCTGGCCAAGCCGGCGTCAGAGTCACTCAGCGGTTACGCTGACGCAAAGCCGATGGTCTTCTCCGGCCTCTATCCACTGGATGGAACCGACTACCCCGTGCTTCGCGACGCCCTTGAAAAGCTGATGCTCAACGATGCCGCTCTGGTCTACGAGCCCGAGACGTCCGCGGCACTGGGCTTCGGATTCCGCGTGGGGTTCCTCGGCTTGCTGCACCTGGAAATCACCCGTGAGCGCCTTGAGCGTGAGTACAACCTGGACCTTATCTCCACAGCTCCCAACGTGGAGTACGAGGTGACCCTGGAAGACAAAAAGGTCATCCACGTCACCAACCCCAGTGAGTACCCCACGGGCAAGATCTCCGAGGTTCGCGAGCCGATGGTTTCGGCCACCATCCTGGCACCCAACGAGTTTGTAGGGTCCATCATGGAACTGTGCCAGAGCCGCCGCGGCCAGATGCGCGGCATGGACTACCTCTCCGAGGACCGCGTGGAGCTCCGTTACTGGATTCCGTTGGCCGAGATTGTGTTCGACTTCTTCGACCTCCTGAAGTCCAAGACCCGCGGCTACGCCTCGCTGGATTGGAAAGCCGACGGCGAACAGGTTGCAGACCTCGTCAAGGTGGACATCCTGCTGCAGGGTGAACAAGTCGATGCCTTCAGCGCCATCACCCACCGGGACAAGGCTTACGCCTACGGTGTGATGATGACCGGCAAGCTCCGTGAGCTCATCCCACGGCAGCAGTTCGAGGTTCCCATCCAGGCGGCCATCGGATCGCGCATTATTGCCCGCGAGAGCATCCGGGCCATCCGCAAGGACGTTCTTGCCAAGTGCTACGGCGGTGACATCACCCGTAAGCGCAAACTTCTGGAAAAGCAGAAGGAAGGCAAGAAGCGCATGAAGATGGTGGGCCGCGTTGAGGTGCCCCAGGAGGCATTCATCGCAGCCCTGACCACCGACGAGTCCAAGGACAAGGCCAAGAAGTAG
- the hrcA gene encoding heat-inducible transcriptional repressor HrcA — MSEPRKLEVLRAIVEDYVHSREPVGSKALVERHHLGVSSATIRNDMAVLEEEGLIAAPHTSAGRIPTDKGYRLFVDRISQVKPLSAAERRAIHSLLEGPDDVDDILERTVRLLSQLTNQVAVVQYPHSNRALVRHVEFVLLAPQQVLVVLIADTGSVGQKVIETGSAVGDDSLMQLRSRFLGSIAGTQLALLPQVLPSVVALCPPELRGLAQTLANGLQALSDNSREERILMAGTANLARSNVDFPLSIGPVLEALEEQVVMLRLLSDMGDDPRGVTVSIGRENPYDGLAEASVVATGYGSGAKVGILGPTRMDYPTTMAAVRAVARYLSRILGG, encoded by the coding sequence ATGAGTGAGCCGCGCAAATTGGAAGTACTGCGTGCCATCGTTGAAGATTACGTACATTCGCGGGAGCCTGTGGGATCAAAGGCCCTCGTGGAACGGCATCATCTTGGTGTTTCAAGCGCCACCATCCGCAATGACATGGCAGTTCTTGAAGAAGAAGGCCTCATAGCAGCGCCCCATACCAGTGCCGGCCGCATTCCAACCGACAAGGGCTATCGACTGTTTGTCGATCGCATCTCCCAGGTCAAGCCCCTCTCAGCGGCCGAGCGGAGAGCCATCCATTCGTTGCTTGAAGGCCCTGATGATGTCGACGACATCCTGGAGCGTACCGTCAGGCTCCTGTCGCAACTGACCAACCAGGTCGCCGTCGTGCAGTATCCACACTCGAACCGAGCCCTGGTGCGGCACGTTGAGTTTGTGCTGTTGGCCCCCCAACAGGTGTTGGTGGTGTTGATTGCCGATACTGGCAGCGTCGGCCAGAAGGTCATTGAAACCGGTTCGGCCGTGGGCGACGACTCTTTGATGCAACTGAGGTCGCGCTTCCTGGGAAGCATCGCCGGAACGCAATTGGCCCTGTTGCCGCAAGTCCTGCCGTCGGTGGTTGCCCTGTGCCCGCCGGAGCTTCGGGGACTGGCCCAAACGTTGGCGAACGGGTTGCAGGCCCTCAGTGACAACAGCCGCGAAGAACGTATCCTCATGGCCGGTACAGCCAACCTCGCCAGGTCCAATGTGGACTTCCCGTTGAGTATCGGTCCGGTGCTTGAAGCCCTCGAGGAACAAGTTGTGATGCTCCGGTTGTTGTCGGATATGGGAGATGATCCACGCGGCGTCACCGTGAGCATCGGCCGGGAGAATCCCTACGACGGACTGGCGGAAGCATCCGTGGTGGCCACGGGTTACGGATCCGGTGCAAAGGTGGGCATCCTGGGCCCGACCCGCATGGATTACCCAACCACCATGGCCGCAGTCCGGGCCGTGGCCCGTTACCTTTCACGCATTCTCGGCGGCTGA
- the dnaJ gene encoding molecular chaperone DnaJ: MSSHYDVLGVSPEATGEEIKKAYRKLARKLHPDVNPGEDVAEQFKAVTHAYEVLSDPQKRRVYDATGNENGTDNGYGGGYAGQGFAFQDIFDTFFGGGGGHGGPASRVRRGQDALISVRIDLKDAVFGVNKKLEVDTAVTCPTCDGSCCRPGTHPERCDICGGSGQVQRAVRSILGQVMTAAPCGSCEGFGTVIKDPCNECNGQGRIRSRRSLTIKVPAGVATGTRIQLSGQGEAGPAGGPSGDLYVEIRVNNDSMFMREGDDLHATLSVPMTAAALGTELQLETFDGAQDIDVKAGTQSGEIITLRGLGVTHLRGYGRGDLKVHLHVETPSKLDPAQEELLQQLAKLRGEQFTEGKLVASGGMFAKLRDKLGNL, from the coding sequence TTGAGCAGCCACTATGACGTTTTGGGAGTCTCGCCGGAAGCCACCGGGGAAGAGATCAAAAAGGCGTACCGCAAGTTGGCGCGGAAACTCCACCCGGACGTAAACCCGGGAGAGGATGTCGCGGAACAGTTCAAGGCCGTGACCCATGCTTATGAGGTCCTGTCCGATCCCCAGAAGCGCCGCGTCTACGATGCCACCGGCAACGAGAATGGAACGGACAACGGCTATGGTGGCGGTTACGCCGGCCAGGGCTTCGCGTTCCAGGACATCTTTGACACCTTCTTTGGGGGCGGCGGTGGTCATGGCGGGCCTGCCTCCCGTGTCCGACGCGGCCAGGACGCACTCATCAGCGTCCGGATCGACCTTAAGGACGCCGTTTTTGGCGTCAACAAGAAGCTGGAAGTGGACACAGCCGTAACCTGTCCCACCTGTGACGGCAGTTGCTGCCGCCCGGGAACCCACCCGGAACGCTGCGACATTTGTGGCGGGAGCGGACAGGTCCAGCGAGCCGTCCGCTCCATCCTTGGCCAGGTCATGACCGCAGCTCCTTGCGGATCCTGTGAGGGCTTCGGCACGGTCATCAAGGACCCGTGCAACGAGTGCAACGGACAGGGCCGTATCCGCAGCCGCCGCTCCCTGACCATCAAGGTTCCCGCCGGTGTTGCCACCGGCACGCGTATCCAGTTGTCCGGCCAAGGTGAAGCCGGCCCCGCGGGTGGGCCCTCCGGCGACCTCTACGTGGAGATCCGCGTCAACAACGATTCCATGTTCATGCGCGAAGGTGACGACCTCCACGCCACCCTCAGCGTGCCTATGACGGCCGCGGCCTTGGGCACTGAGTTGCAGCTCGAAACGTTCGACGGCGCACAGGACATCGACGTCAAGGCCGGAACCCAGTCGGGCGAGATCATCACCCTGCGGGGTCTGGGTGTGACGCACCTGCGGGGATACGGACGCGGCGACCTCAAGGTACACCTCCATGTCGAAACACCCAGCAAGCTGGATCCTGCCCAGGAGGAGCTGCTGCAGCAGCTCGCGAAACTTCGCGGGGAGCAGTTCACCGAAGGCAAGCTCGTGGCCAGCGGCGGCATGTTCGCCAAGCTTCGGGACAAGCTCGGTAACCTGTAG